A window of Formosa sp. Hel1_31_208 contains these coding sequences:
- a CDS encoding FKBP-type peptidyl-prolyl cis-trans isomerase, whose protein sequence is MNIKKSLLIIMVFIGVILACTPDEIEFTVPPPRDRTEQQIADNDSLLNYLETHYYNKSAFADTSLDYSVDDIVIMELPKDSEGNYLELPDPDDNELLINDVVTLTTSFQDTTYDYYVLDLNPDAIGPEPNFTDDVSIIYSGQLPNGTVFDSTPNAITLDLIQVIPGWRDVLQDFNTAEDGPTVNPDGTIGYSNYGFGVMFLPSGLAYFNAPPGGAGIAPYTNLIFKFELYDAAPNDHDNDGVLSHFEDLNGNNNITDDDTDEDDIPNFFDPDDDGDGVLTINEDLNNDGDPTNDDSDMDGIPNYLDEDSTESNETE, encoded by the coding sequence ATGAACATTAAAAAAAGTTTACTCATAATCATGGTGTTTATCGGTGTTATATTAGCCTGTACACCTGATGAAATCGAGTTTACTGTACCACCACCAAGGGACAGAACAGAACAGCAAATTGCAGATAATGACTCACTTTTAAACTATCTAGAAACACATTATTACAATAAAAGTGCATTTGCCGATACGTCTCTAGATTATTCGGTCGATGATATTGTCATCATGGAGCTTCCAAAAGATAGCGAGGGAAATTATTTAGAATTGCCTGATCCAGATGATAATGAATTATTGATCAATGATGTTGTTACATTAACAACTTCTTTTCAAGATACCACTTATGACTATTATGTATTGGATTTAAATCCTGATGCAATTGGGCCGGAGCCAAATTTCACCGATGATGTGAGTATTATTTATAGCGGACAGCTGCCTAATGGGACTGTATTTGATAGTACGCCTAATGCTATAACCTTAGATTTAATTCAAGTTATTCCAGGTTGGAGAGATGTATTACAAGATTTTAATACTGCGGAAGATGGACCAACTGTAAATCCTGATGGTACAATAGGGTATTCAAATTATGGGTTTGGAGTCATGTTTTTACCTTCGGGTCTGGCTTATTTTAATGCGCCTCCAGGAGGAGCAGGTATTGCTCCTTACACCAATTTGATTTTTAAATTCGAGTTGTATGATGCTGCACCAAATGATCATGATAATGACGGTGTCCTTTCTCATTTTGAAGATTTAAATGGTAATAATAACATTACTGATGATGATACGGATGAAGATGATATTCCCAATTTTTTCGATCCTGATGATGATGGTGATGGTGTGTTAACCATTAATGAAGATTTAAATAATGACGGTGATCCTACTAACGATGATTCGGATATGGATGGCATTCCAAATTATTTAGATGAAGATTCTACAGAGTCTAATGAAACGGAATAA
- a CDS encoding phosphoribosyltransferase family protein has translation MNISKNIILDHQEIQHKIRRIAYQIYESNVYEDEIILAGIEQNGYILAKKLKLSLEKISELKPILCKVIIDKKNPLNEIKTSLKKEEYQDKSIVLIDDVLNSGSTLIYGVKHFLDVPLKQFKTAVLVNRNHKKFPVKADYKGISLSTSLNEHVEIDLSGKQNKAFLK, from the coding sequence ATGAATATTTCAAAAAATATAATATTAGATCACCAGGAGATCCAGCATAAAATTAGACGCATTGCTTATCAAATCTATGAAAGTAATGTCTATGAAGACGAAATCATTTTAGCTGGTATTGAACAAAATGGTTATATACTTGCAAAAAAGCTTAAACTTAGCCTTGAAAAAATTTCCGAATTAAAACCTATTCTTTGTAAGGTAATCATTGATAAAAAAAATCCATTAAACGAGATAAAGACGTCACTTAAAAAAGAGGAATATCAAGATAAATCTATTGTTTTAATTGATGATGTTCTTAATTCAGGAAGTACCTTAATTTATGGCGTTAAGCATTTTTTAGATGTTCCCTTGAAACAATTTAAAACAGCAGTATTGGTAAATCGTAACCACAAGAAATTTCCAGTTAAGGCAGACTACAAAGGCATTTCGCTATCTACCTCTCTCAATGAACACGTAGAAATCGATTTATCTGGGAAACAAAATAAGGCGTTTTTAAAATAA
- a CDS encoding RNA-binding S4 domain-containing protein, with amino-acid sequence MRIDKYLWCVRYCKTRSIATNACKKGHVKVNEQVVKPSREVYPTDKIDFRKDQINYQIIVNDLPESRVGAKLVDLYRTDVTPKDAFETQELLKLAKDYYRKKGVGRPTKKDRRDIDDFYDEPEEDI; translated from the coding sequence ATGCGAATCGATAAATACCTTTGGTGTGTCAGATATTGTAAAACAAGAAGCATTGCGACTAATGCATGTAAAAAAGGTCATGTAAAAGTCAATGAGCAGGTGGTAAAGCCGAGCAGAGAAGTGTACCCAACGGATAAAATTGACTTCAGAAAAGATCAAATTAACTATCAAATTATTGTTAATGATTTGCCGGAAAGTCGGGTTGGTGCAAAGCTGGTAGATCTATACAGAACAGATGTGACTCCAAAAGATGCGTTTGAAACACAAGAGTTACTAAAACTTGCTAAAGATTATTATCGAAAAAAAGGCGTAGGTCGACCTACGAAAAAAGACCGAAGGGATATTGATGACTTTTACGACGAGCCTGAAGAAGATATCTAG
- a CDS encoding shikimate kinase: MTLFLIGYMGSGKSVVGEKLAEVLNYNYQDFDRYIESKENSTISHIFNNKGEIYFRKAEAIYLEDVTSLSHTVVSLGGGTPCYGNNMEALLTNKDAVTIYLKANIPTLSQRLFEQKTHRPLIAHLNSKEELQEFIGKHLFERAPFYEQSQISVKTDGRSIDDVVQDIMLQLF; encoded by the coding sequence ATATGGGTTCTGGAAAATCAGTTGTCGGTGAGAAATTAGCCGAAGTCCTTAACTACAATTATCAGGATTTTGATAGGTATATAGAATCAAAAGAAAATTCTACCATATCTCATATTTTTAACAACAAAGGGGAGATTTATTTTAGAAAAGCCGAAGCTATCTATTTAGAGGATGTTACATCTTTGTCGCATACTGTTGTGTCTTTGGGAGGTGGTACACCATGTTATGGCAATAATATGGAGGCTTTGTTAACAAACAAAGACGCTGTAACTATTTACCTTAAGGCCAATATACCTACCTTATCACAGCGATTGTTTGAGCAAAAGACCCATAGGCCGCTTATTGCACATCTAAACTCCAAAGAAGAACTTCAAGAGTTTATTGGAAAACATCTTTTTGAAAGAGCCCCGTTTTATGAGCAATCTCAGATAAGTGTAAAAACAGATGGTCGTTCTATTGATGATGTGGTACAAGACATCATGCTTCAATTATTTTAA